In Lotus japonicus ecotype B-129 chromosome 5, LjGifu_v1.2, one genomic interval encodes:
- the LOC130719304 gene encoding uncharacterized protein LOC130719304, whose translation MDFKGLGEIEKAFVPLLEEVCSWHPSLVDCQRKRRRKYSELAFTTLGEVLQFLKTKKVKDMDDDECKHLQNLWEELETFGFDLSWLVAHYQYALDMKGYRKKVEHVKRMEEKVDALELELEVARRELMSLKEVVKEKHLDAKLGYGG comes from the coding sequence ATGGATTTCAAGGGTTTAGGTGAAATAGAAAAAGCTTTTGTTCCATTGCTAGAGGAAGTGTGTTCATGGCATCCGTCACTAGTTGATTGCCAACGGAAGAGGCGTCGCAAGTATTCTGAATTGGCATTCACAACTCTGGGTGAGGTTCTACAATTTTTGAAGACTAAGAAAGTGAAAGATATGGATGATGATGAATGTAAGCATCTTCAGAATTTATGGGAGGAGCTTGAAACATTTGGGTTTGATTTGTCCTGGCTGGTAGCTCATTATCAATATGCTTTAGACATGAAAGGTTATAGAAAGAAAGTTGAGCATGTGAAAAGGATGGAGGAGAAAGTAGATGCTTTAGAACTGGAACTTGAAGTAGCAAGAAGAGAGTTGATGAGCCTAAAAGAAGTAGTTAAAGAGAAACATTTGGATGCAAAACTAGGATATGGAGGGTGA
- the LOC130719305 gene encoding uncharacterized protein LOC130719305, whose product MIPENAELYNMQLRTQRNKPSTIGEVGTIADDFSEGGITSAARKRYLRTVNVVAEAPFGFQHPNITFSPADFFSLKPHLDDPIVISLRVNNFDVQRTLLDQGSSADIIYGGAFTQLEIGEGYLIPYEGTLVGFAGERVWVKGVIDLDTTFGEGEDAKKLTVKYLVLKAEGSYNAIVERNTLNRLCAVTSTAHLAVKYPLASGRIGRIVVDQRVARECYCNTVDRYGKKNASTRHHCNEVEAQEDSLDPRGEGRVNRPTPIEETKELKFGEKILKIGTRLSESQEQRLSKLLGENLDLFAWSNKDMPGIDPNFICHRLALNPGAKTVTQSRRRMGDEKEKATQQMVNKLLAADFILEIKYPTWLANVVMVKKANGKWKMCVDYTDLNKACPKDSYPLPSIDKLVDGASGNELLSLMDAYSGYHQIKMHPSDEEKTAFMTARVNYCYQTMPFGLKNAGATYQRLMDRVFEGQVGRNMEVYVDDMIVKSVLGSSHHEDLSEAFGKIRKYDMRLNPEKCSFGIQWGKFLGFVITSRGIEINPDKCKAIREMKSPSNVKEVQRLTGRIAALSRFLPHSGDKPAPFFKCLKKNAAFEWSPECEEAFTRLKEMLSAPPVLSKLVQGLPLHLYFSVGDHAISSVILQEKPDLSGRLVAWLVELSGYGLQYDKRGRVGAQTLADFVVELTPEEGERVNTQWALFVDGSSNDNGSGAGVTLQGPGELVLEQSLRFQFKASNNQAEYEALIVGLKLAIEVQIDSLLVRTDSLLVANQVNGEFQVKEPALIKYLECVRSLMSQIKEIVVEYVPRTQNQRADALAKLASNKKPGNNRSVIQETLTNPSKLGVNAVVAF is encoded by the exons ATGATACCGGAAAATGCAGAGCTTTACAACATGCAGTTGCGAACGCAGCGCAACAAACCGTCTACGATCGGCGAGGTAGGCACAATCGCCGATGACTTTAGCGAAGGAGGAATCACTAGTGCAGCGCGCAAGAGATACCTCAGAACGGTAAATGTGGTCGCAGAAGCGCCTTTCGGTTTCCAGCATCCAAACATCACGTTTTCACCTGCTGATTTTTTCAGTTTAAAACCACATCTGGATGACCCGATCGTGATCTCCCTTCGGGTTAACAACTTCGACGTACAACGAACGCTCCTGGACCAGGGGAGCTCAGCAGATATCATCTATGGCGGAGCGTTTACGCAGCTCGAAATAGGAGAAGGATACCTTATTCCGTATGAAGGGACCTTGGTAGGATTCGCAGGTGAACGAGTGTGGGTAAAAGGAGTCATAGATCTTGATACCACATTCGGTGAGGGCGAGGATGCCAAAAAACTAACAGTAAAATACTTGGTCTTAAAGGCAGAAGGTTCATACAACGCGATCGTTGAAAGGAACACTTTGAACCGACTGTGCGCCGTGACTTCAACAGCTCATCTAGCAGTGAAGTACCCGTTGGCAAGCGGGCGAATAGGACGGATTGTGGTGGACCAAAGGGTTGCAAGGGAGTGTTACTGTAACACTGTGGATCGGTATGGTAAGAAAAACGCCTCAACAAGACATCATTGTAACGAAGTAGAGGCTCAGGAGGACAGCTTGGATCCaaggggcgaggggcgagtcaATAGACCCACCCCGATAGAAGAAACCAAAGAGTTGAAGTTTGGCGAGAAGATACTCAAAATAGGGACCAGGCTAAGTGAAAGCCAGGAACAGAGGTTGTCAAAGTTGTTGGGAGAGAACCTGGACCTTTTCGCCTGGAGTAACAAGGATATGCCTGGCATAGACCCGAACTTCATCTGTCATAGATTAGCACTGAATCCAGGGGCGAAGACGGTAACCCAGTCTCGGCGACGCatgggcgatgaaaaggagaagGCGACCCAGCAAATGGTGAACAAGCTACTCGCAGCGGATTTTATTCTTGAAATTAAGTACCCTACCTGGTTGGCGAACGTGGTAATGGTCAAAAAAGCAAACGGTAAATGGAAAATGTGTGTGGATTACACAGACCTAAATAAGGCATGTCCGAAGGATTCCTACCCTCTACCTAGCATAGATAAACTGGTGGATGGAGCCTCCGGgaatgaacttctgagtttaatggatgcATATTCGGGGTACCATCAAATCAAAATGCATCCATCTGACGAAGaaaaaacggctttcatgaccgcaaGGGTAAATTACTGTTATCAGACCATGccttttgggttgaaaaacgctggggCTACGTATCAGCGACTGATGGACAGGGTGTTTGAAGGGCAAGTAGGAAGGAATATGGAAGTGTACGTCGATGACATGATCGTTAAGTCAGTTCTGGGGTCGTCTCACCACGAGGACCTATCGGAAGCCTTTGGCAAAATCCGGAAGTACGACATGAGGCTCAATCCGGAGAAATGTTCTTTCGGAATACAATGGGGTAAATTTTTAGGCTTCGTGATTACGTCAAGAGGGATTGAGATTAATCCTGACAAGTGCAAGGCAATACGGGAGATGAAGAGCCCAAGCAATGTGAAAGAGGTGCAGCGGCTAACCGGGCGAATCGCAGCTTTGTCTCGATTTCTGCCTCATTCGGGTGATAAGCCAGCTCCGTTTTTCAAATGCCTTAAGAAGAACGCAGCATTCGAGTGGAGTCCAGAATGTGAAGAAGCTTTTACTCGCCTCAAGGAAATGTTGTCAGCACCACCTGTCCTTTCAAAACTCGTCCAAGGTCTTCCCCTGCATTTGTACTTCTCCGTGGGAGATCACGCGATCAGCTCTGTAATCCTTCAGGAG AAACCAGATTTGTCAGGAAGGCTCGTCGCATGGTTAGTGGAGCTGTCAGGGTATGGATTGCAGTATGATAAAAGGGGGAGAGTTGGGGCGCAGACCTTGGCAGATTTTGTGGTAGAATTGACACCCGAGGAAGGAGAAAGAGTAAACACACAATGGGCGTTGTTCGTCGATGGTTCGTCGAACGACAACGGAAGTGGAGCCGGAGTCACACTGCAGGGGCCGGGAGAACTGGTGTTGGAGCAATCtctcagattccagttcaaGGCCAGTAACAACCAAGCGGAATATGAAGCTCTAATTGTAGGACTAAAGCTGGCGATCGAGGTGCAAATTGACAGTTTGTTGGTAAGGACGGACTCGTTGTTAGTGGCAAATCAGGTTAATGGGGAGTTCCAGGTCAAAGAACCGGCTTTGATAAAGTATCTAGAGTGCGTACGATCGCTTATGAGTCAAATAAAGGAGATTGTGGTCGAGTACGTGCCGAGGACACAAAATCAAAGGGCTGATGCCCTAGCTAAGTTGGCTAGCAACAAAAAACCCGGGAATAACCGAAGCGTGATTCAGGAAACACTCACCAACCCCAGCAAATTAGGTGTGAATGCAGTAGTGGCATTCTAA
- the LOC130716624 gene encoding uncharacterized protein LOC130716624 yields the protein MDRSWMRANRLSDEFDNGVVEFLEFAEKNLPNNNGLFPCPCVSCGNRDPKLTKDEIRDHLAWKGICQNYTQWIWHGEVVTPSVSQREKVCVDMDDWLEDMIHDIGEESFKRAHVYDTLCKDKEEPLYPGCTNFTRLSAVLRLFNLKAKNGWSDKSFTDLLGLLKEMLPEGNTMPNRHYEAKKVLCPMGMEYEKIHACPNDCILYRKEFETYDHCPKCKASRYKKKDGDSSDDVSTKGPPAKVLWYLPIISRFKRLLSNANDAKNLRWHAEERNHDGQIRHVVDSLQWKKFDLKFQNFGEESRNLRLGLATDGMNPYGSLSCNHSSWPVLLIIYNLSPLLCMKRKYMMLSMMIPGPKQPGNDIDVYLSPLIDDLRLLWEQGVDVLDAYSGEHFNMRAMLFCTINDFPAYGNLSSYSVKGHKACPICEKDTSYHQLNHGRKTVYLGHRKFLDRHHPYRKKKKAFNGKSEHGVADKCNFYVFFIIIIDTYLTSMLALLIILSSK from the coding sequence ATGGATCGTAGTTGGATGAGAGCTAATCGATTAAGTGATGAGTTTGACAATGGAGTGGTTGAATTTCTAGAATTTGCTGAAAAGAATCTTCCGAACAATAATGGACTTTTTCCATGTCCTTGTGTTTCTTGTGGGAACCGGGACCCAAAACTTACTAAGGATGAAATAAGGGACCATCTAGCTTGGAAAGGGATTTGTCAAAATTATACACAATGGATATGGCATGGTGAAGTAGTAACGCCTAGTGTATCacaaagagagaaagtatgTGTAGATATGGATGATTGGTTGGAAGACATGATACATGATATTGGAGAAGAATCCTTCAAGAGAGCACATGTGTATGATACTTTATGTAAAGACAAGGAAGAACCTTTGTACCCGGGATGCACAAACTTTACACGGTTGTCAGCTGTGTTAagattgtttaatttgaaggCGAAAAATGGATGGAGTGATAAAAGTTTCACTGATTTGCTTGGATTGTTGAAAGAAATGCTTCCAGAAGGTAACACAATGCCGAATCGTCATTATGAAGCCAAGAAAGTATTGTGTCCGATGGGCATGGAGTATGAAAAAATACATGCATGCCCTAATGATTGCATCTTATACAGGAAAGAGTTTGAAACCTATGATCATTGTCCTAAGTGCAAGGCGTCGCGCTACAAAAAGAAAGATGGTGATTCTAGTGATGATGTGAGCACAAAGGGTCCTCCTGCAAAAGTGTTATGGTACCTACCAATAATTTCAAGGTTCAAGAGATTGTTATCTAATGCAAATGACGCAAAGAACCTTAGATGGCATGCCGAAGAGAGAAATCATGATGGACAAATTCGCCATGTAGTTGATTCTTTGCAATGgaagaaatttgatttgaaGTTTCAAAATTTTGGCGAAGAGTCAAGAAACCTTAGACTTGGACTTGCTACCGATGGAATGAATCCGTATGGTAGTCTAAGTTGTAACCATAGTTCATGGCCTGTTCTCTTGATAATTTACAACCTATCTCCTTTGTTGTGCATGAAGCGTAAATATATGATGTTATCTATGATGATTCCGGGCCCAAAACAACCAGGAAACGACATTGATGTTTATCTAAGTCCGTTGATTGATGATTTAAGATTGTTGTGGGAGCAAGGAGTTGATGTTCTTGATGCGTATTCTGGTGAACATTTCAATATGCGTGCCATGTTGTTTTGCACCATCAACGACTTTCCGGCATACGGTAATTTGTCTAGTTACAGTGTTAAAGGGCATAAAGCGTGTCCTATATGTGAGAAAGATACAAGTTACCATCAGCTTAATCATGGAAGGAAGACTGTTTATCTTGGGCATCGGAAATTTTTAGACCGTCATCATCCATATcgtaaaaagaagaaagctttcAATGGAAAATCAGAACATGGTGTTGCTGATAAGTGCAATTTTTACGTGTTTTTCATTATCATTATAGACACTTATTTGACTAGTATGCTTGCATTGTTGATCATTTTATCCTCAAAGTAG
- the LOC130716625 gene encoding ubiquitin C-terminal hydrolase 12-like isoform X2, whose protein sequence is MDNQLTSDKTYEKFTWTIKNFSKLKTKKLYSENFVIGGHPWRILIFPKGNNTSYLSIYLDAGGDLSNLPNDWSRVEKFKLSLINQVNGKMTITKGGSITIACLDHFLSHWPKYHNLLSWTCLLTISVDHCPSFQPGHSSMLALFNSLYLSICVWT, encoded by the exons ATGGATAATCAACTCACAAGTGATAAAACGTATGAGAAATTCACATGGACGATCAAGAATTTCTCTAAATTGAAAACAAAGAAGCTGTACTCTGAGAATTTCGTCATCGGTGGCCATCCATG GCGGATTCTTATCTTTCCAAAGGGCAACAATACTAGCTACTTGTCAATTTATTTGGATGCTGGAGGGGATCTATCTAATTTGCCAAATGACTGGAGCAGAGTTGAAAAGTTCAAGCTGAGCCTTATTAATCAAGTTAATGGCAAAATGACAATAACTAAAG GAGGCTCAATAACAATAGCTTGTCTGGACCATTTCCTGTCTCACTGGCCAAAATACCACAACTTGCTTTCTT GGACTTGTCTTTTAACAATCTCCGTGGACCATTGCCCAAGTTTCCAGCCAGGTCATTCAAGTATGCTGGCTCTTTTCaactctctctatctctctataTGTGTGTGGACATGA
- the LOC130716625 gene encoding ubiquitin C-terminal hydrolase 12-like isoform X1, producing MDNQLTSDKTYEKFTWTIKNFSKLKTKKLYSENFVIGGHPWRILIFPKGNNTSYLSIYLDAGGDLSNLPNDWSRVEKFKLSLINQVNGKMTITKEYEHQFNARESDWGSTMFITLVELYDPSNGFIVNDTCIFEAEIAVTKPKHVNQLADQVVNTPKVGLNS from the exons ATGGATAATCAACTCACAAGTGATAAAACGTATGAGAAATTCACATGGACGATCAAGAATTTCTCTAAATTGAAAACAAAGAAGCTGTACTCTGAGAATTTCGTCATCGGTGGCCATCCATG GCGGATTCTTATCTTTCCAAAGGGCAACAATACTAGCTACTTGTCAATTTATTTGGATGCTGGAGGGGATCTATCTAATTTGCCAAATGACTGGAGCAGAGTTGAAAAGTTCAAGCTGAGCCTTATTAATCAAGTTAATGGCAAAATGACAATAACTAAAG AATATGAACACCAGTTCAATGCAAGAGAGTCTGATTGGGGTAGCACGATGTTCATAACTTTAGTTGAACTTTATGACCCTAGTAATGGCTTTATCGTGAATGATACTTGCATTTTTGAAGCTGAGATAGCTGTCACAAAGCCGAAACATGTGAATCAGCTCGCAGATCAAGTAGTTAATACCCCTAAGGTTGGATTAAATTCCTAA
- the LOC130719306 gene encoding MATH domain and coiled-coil domain-containing protein At3g58360-like: MKKNKHVGGKTFEKFRWTIKKFSELDSEELYSENFVLNGHAWRILIYPKGDGVDYLSIYLEAWGLDNFPECWSRFANFELALINQVNGKLTKVKGIKQSECTFNATENIRGYPEFIPLDKLCGPSSGFIVNDTCVIEARIFLSKSEVEQTWEFMDFKGLGEIEKAFVPLLEEVCSWHPSLVDCQRKRRRKYSELAFTTLGEVLHFLKTKKVKDMDDDECKHLQNLWEELETFGFDLSWLVAHYQYALDMKGYRKKVEHVKRMEEKVDALELELEVARRELVSLKEVVEEKHLDAKLGYGG; this comes from the exons atgaagaagaataaACACGTAGGTGGTAAAACGTTTGAGAAATTTAGGTGGACGATTAAGAAGTTCTCTGAATTGGACTCCGAGGAACTGTACTCTGAAAATTTCGTCCTCAATGGTCACGCATG GCGGATTCTTATCTACCCAAAGGGAGATGGTGTGGACTACTTGTCAATTTATTTAGAAGCTTGGGGTCTTGATAATTTTCCAGAATGCTGGagcagatttgcaaattttgaGTTGGCTCTAATTAATCAGGTCAATGGCAAATTGACAAAAGTaaaag GAATCAAACAGAGTGAGTGTACATTCAATGCAACTGAGAATATCAGGGGTTACCCAGAGTTCATACCCTTAGATAAACTTTGTGGCCCTAGCAGTGGGTTTATTGTTAATGATACTTGTGTAATTGAAGCTAGGATTTTCCTTAGCAAGTCAGAAGTTGAACAAACTTGGGAGTTTATGGATTTCAAGGGTTTAGGTGAAATAGAAAAAGCTTTTGTTCCATTGCTAGAGGAAGTGTGTTCATGGCATCCGTCACTAGTTGATTGCCAACGGAAGAGGCGTCGCAAGTATTCTGAATTGGCATTCACAACTCTGGGTGAGGTTCTACATTTTTTGAAGACTAAGAAAGTGAAAGATATGGATGATGATGAATGTAAGCATCTTCAGAATTTATGGGAGGAGCTTGAAACATTTGGGTTTGATTTGTCCTGGCTGGTAGCTCATTATCAATATGCTTTAGACATGAAAGGTTATAGAAAGAAAGTTGAGCATGTGAAAAGGATGGAGGAGAAAGTAGATGCTTTAGAACTGGAACTTGAAGTAGCAAGAAGAGAGTTGGTGAGCCTAAAAGAAGTAGTTGAAGAGAAACATTTGGATGCAAAACTAGGATATGGAGGGTGA